A section of the Solidesulfovibrio fructosivorans JJ] genome encodes:
- the gspM gene encoding type II secretion system protein GspM — MEISTKFALERKWLLLVLGVVLTMAVFQWGIAPAFRYEEALRGKIAAMHRILGELTVLEKRFQEMARAQVALGRQISPPTFQLLSYIQENTDRLGIKPYIKSMRPTTKDIAPTHREDSVNLALSKVPLATLVPYLHYLDTGLDSVWIAQAACHPDSVEGMDLELVISAIVEKPLTEPTRQQDKKRNRATGKHS, encoded by the coding sequence TTGGAAATATCAACAAAATTTGCATTGGAAAGAAAATGGTTGCTGCTGGTCCTGGGGGTGGTCTTAACCATGGCTGTCTTCCAATGGGGCATTGCTCCGGCTTTCCGTTACGAGGAGGCCCTGCGTGGGAAAATTGCCGCCATGCACAGGATTTTGGGCGAACTGACTGTTTTGGAGAAACGCTTTCAGGAAATGGCCAGAGCCCAGGTCGCGTTGGGCAGACAGATAAGCCCCCCGACGTTTCAACTTCTTTCATACATCCAGGAGAACACCGATCGCCTGGGTATCAAACCCTATATTAAATCCATGCGCCCCACGACAAAGGACATCGCCCCCACCCACCGCGAGGATTCCGTCAACTTGGCATTGTCCAAAGTCCCCTTGGCAACACTTGTCCCCTACCTCCATTATTTGGATACCGGTCTGGACTCAGTATGGATCGCCCAAGCGGCCTGTCATCCCGATTCGGTCGAGGGAATGGACCTGGAATTGGTTATTTCCGCTATCGTGGAAAAACCACTTACCGAGCCGACTCGCCAGCAGGACAAAAAGAGGAACCGCGCCACTGGAAAACATTCTTAA